A window of Candidatus Zixiibacteriota bacterium contains these coding sequences:
- a CDS encoding zinc ribbon domain-containing protein gives MPTYPYRCKACGHEFEEFQAITEEPIDVCPKCGGETHRIISGGAGLIFKGSGFYITDYRKDSYKKEASKETSSSSGSPSTSKDSKSTSSGSKE, from the coding sequence ATGCCCACCTATCCGTATCGCTGCAAGGCTTGCGGCCATGAATTCGAGGAATTCCAGGCAATAACAGAAGAGCCGATCGATGTCTGCCCCAAGTGCGGGGGTGAAACACACCGAATAATATCGGGCGGCGCGGGACTGATTTTCAAGGGCTCCGGCTTCTATATCACCGACTACCGCAAGGACAGCTACAAAAAGGAAGCATCCAAGGAGACGTCGTCGTCGAGCGGCAGCCCTTCGACCTCAAAAGATTCCAAGTCCACCTCATCCGGCTCGAAGGAGTAA
- a CDS encoding tetratricopeptide repeat protein — translation MSEASTPDTEIVGTGSKLGRPDTDLGIETPDQQLQRRAGPPQNVPVAKDEDSLIGDTMTPFAFEPEPYEPPPADHDMFGGADRQPNEPSAKADEESDPDAIPRLSQEEVQAIERRMSQTANYLSDDEKRRLIEQMDKLDQPFSNTPIVPPKRREGKDETPVKPEVPPAPFDDLRRSEASMRPPRYAYYYRNWIQLSGHPHLHDGDNLTLAENSFVLKAKMLSAKLVLLIGGPLAALLLFVIAVQLVGPTGAGDGSIAGLVVDEYSRPYIHGALVRLPELGKHYQVNPEGFFVTDALPSGTHRLEFVIDGTVIGAEDATVADGRITTVTLRPSEDVVEELAQTEATAQSSGRNANMQQATSVRNPVTAAQTPANTSSTPSSAKQGTAGATAGKSKSGTQKKQSGSEYAKLTLKANVDGAKLLLDGAVVGAGNLTFSRLSPGKRKYSVTADGYQTASGTVTLTPNETNLLVVDLQPMTQASKQESYGAEDFYYSGATLMREGSLEQALEDLTEALRLDPSYTVAYEARGEAYLQQRRFNLAHDDFLRAAEIYRMRKQYNSAITAFNNALKADDHSVAAHMGRASLFVAKGELLAAIADYESVIRVDRGNFEAYFGLGEARYKRGNFKAAIDHFKDARSLRSNDPLVYQYLMLSYLGDNDIKNVNKSYEKFVEVASQEDVDAMRSDSKYAAVLRVVEKE, via the coding sequence GTGAGCGAGGCCAGCACACCCGACACCGAGATAGTCGGCACCGGCAGCAAGCTCGGACGACCCGACACCGATCTCGGTATCGAAACTCCTGACCAGCAGCTGCAGAGGCGCGCCGGCCCCCCCCAGAACGTCCCTGTCGCAAAAGACGAGGACAGCCTGATCGGGGACACCATGACGCCGTTCGCGTTCGAACCGGAGCCGTACGAACCTCCTCCCGCCGACCACGATATGTTCGGAGGCGCCGATCGACAACCCAATGAGCCTTCGGCCAAGGCTGACGAAGAGTCGGATCCCGACGCAATTCCCCGACTCTCTCAGGAAGAGGTCCAGGCTATCGAACGACGGATGTCCCAGACGGCAAACTACCTTTCTGATGACGAGAAGCGCCGCCTTATCGAGCAAATGGACAAGCTCGACCAGCCTTTCTCAAACACGCCCATCGTGCCACCAAAACGCCGGGAAGGCAAGGATGAAACCCCGGTGAAGCCGGAGGTGCCGCCGGCGCCGTTCGACGACTTGCGTCGCTCGGAAGCGTCCATGCGTCCTCCCCGTTACGCCTACTACTATCGCAACTGGATTCAGTTGAGCGGTCATCCGCACCTTCATGACGGCGACAACCTCACACTGGCGGAGAACTCCTTCGTGCTCAAAGCGAAGATGCTCAGCGCCAAGCTCGTCCTGCTGATCGGCGGACCGCTGGCTGCTCTTCTTCTCTTCGTGATCGCCGTGCAACTGGTCGGTCCGACCGGAGCCGGGGACGGCTCGATCGCCGGACTGGTGGTAGACGAGTATTCCCGTCCCTATATCCATGGCGCCCTCGTTCGACTCCCCGAACTCGGTAAGCACTACCAGGTTAACCCGGAGGGCTTTTTCGTAACCGATGCCCTGCCGTCCGGCACTCATCGCCTGGAATTTGTGATCGACGGAACGGTGATCGGAGCCGAGGACGCGACTGTCGCCGATGGACGAATCACGACCGTGACCCTCCGTCCCTCCGAGGATGTTGTGGAAGAACTGGCGCAGACCGAGGCAACGGCACAGTCGTCGGGCCGCAATGCAAACATGCAGCAGGCGACTTCCGTGAGGAACCCCGTCACCGCAGCTCAAACGCCGGCAAACACATCGAGCACCCCTTCTTCCGCGAAGCAAGGGACCGCTGGCGCAACGGCCGGGAAATCAAAGTCCGGAACACAAAAGAAACAAAGCGGGTCCGAATACGCCAAGCTGACTCTGAAGGCCAATGTTGACGGCGCGAAGCTCCTGCTTGACGGTGCGGTCGTTGGAGCCGGAAATCTCACGTTCTCGCGGCTCAGCCCCGGAAAACGCAAGTATTCCGTGACCGCCGACGGGTACCAGACGGCCAGCGGTACCGTCACCTTGACGCCGAATGAAACCAATCTGCTTGTCGTGGATCTGCAGCCGATGACACAGGCAAGCAAACAGGAGAGCTACGGCGCTGAAGACTTCTACTACTCGGGCGCTACTCTCATGCGCGAGGGTTCTCTCGAACAAGCATTGGAAGACCTTACAGAGGCCCTCCGTCTGGATCCGTCTTATACAGTGGCCTATGAAGCTCGCGGCGAAGCCTACCTCCAGCAACGAAGATTCAACCTGGCCCACGACGATTTTCTTCGTGCCGCCGAAATCTATCGGATGCGCAAGCAGTACAACTCGGCAATAACCGCCTTCAACAATGCGCTTAAGGCCGACGACCATTCAGTCGCAGCGCACATGGGGCGGGCCAGCCTCTTCGTCGCAAAAGGCGAATTACTTGCGGCAATTGCTGATTACGAGTCGGTGATTCGTGTCGATCGCGGTAATTTCGAAGCCTACTTCGGCCTCGGCGAAGCTCGCTATAAGCGCGGAAACTTCAAGGCCGCAATAGATCACTTCAAGGACGCGCGCTCGTTGCGGTCCAACGATCCGTTGGTCTACCAGTATCTCATGCTGTCCTATCTCGGAGACAATGACATCAAAAACGTCAATAAGAGCTATGAGAAATTCGTCGAAGTGGCGTCGCAGGAAGATGTCGATGCGATGCGCTCCGACTCCAAGTACGCTGCAGTTCTTAGAGTAGTCGAGAAAGAGTAG
- a CDS encoding ATP-binding protein, whose product MSPREGKNKPGFLTRLSSLILIQVVFVFAALALVVYVPDEASRLDARVASLINRLEATSDALKVAPVDPLSAPPATDSLASLLAPSGSEHMAFSAIILYTADSGGSPYVAKTLGEDSEECLWNVGLSPNNNRARLQALLDQPAGFATTAFRGDGHLIHQYRVDLADGRRALVAGIAPHDLGLSGQRELTTVLVVLFVASTVISVLMVLMIRKRFQWPLNRLLRGLEKTAEGEMFVMAENFDDNELDKLATSFNVMSRRLWKNRQELTDYNRRLKKLNMSLLESQLFFSTLVESSPLCIVVTSPAGQILLFNRQACADFSYRASDAVGKNINELFAGSSAGGRVRLEVSDDGMAFETRCRRRGGDFFPAYVISRTARGRDGSVAANIYIIKDITESKGFQDMMVRLDRYYTRGEMAGDIAHEINNYLSILLGNIELLPMVLRSGDESNIQKKLNIMRDTADRIARFTDGLMEGPQDEANIEPCDLNQLVANILAFLKPQNKFDDITLCSELSSDLSLVELDSGQLQQLLVNFVYNAADAMQSVTGQRMITIRTEAVERNLTPHARIEVIDTGPGVAPDKLPLLFQRRFTTKAKGHGIGLITCRKIAEMHGGDIGYEYRDGGVFSVVIPVRRARTGAGHAAASYRADTPSVSAGVRDA is encoded by the coding sequence ATGTCGCCACGTGAGGGTAAAAACAAACCAGGCTTTCTGACCCGTCTCAGTTCTCTGATTCTGATTCAGGTCGTTTTCGTCTTTGCCGCGCTGGCGCTGGTGGTTTACGTTCCCGACGAGGCATCACGACTCGATGCACGGGTGGCAAGCCTGATCAACCGCCTGGAAGCGACCTCTGACGCACTCAAGGTCGCACCGGTCGACCCTCTGTCAGCACCTCCTGCAACCGACTCGCTTGCTTCGCTGCTCGCGCCATCCGGATCAGAGCACATGGCATTCTCCGCGATCATTCTGTATACCGCCGATTCCGGAGGATCGCCGTATGTCGCGAAGACTCTTGGCGAAGACTCCGAAGAGTGCCTGTGGAACGTCGGCCTTTCGCCCAATAACAATCGCGCTCGGCTGCAAGCTCTTCTGGACCAGCCGGCAGGATTCGCCACGACCGCGTTTCGTGGCGACGGCCACCTTATCCACCAGTACCGGGTGGATCTCGCCGATGGAAGGCGTGCGCTGGTTGCCGGTATCGCGCCACACGACCTCGGGCTTTCGGGTCAGAGAGAGCTGACCACTGTCCTCGTGGTGCTGTTCGTCGCGTCAACCGTGATATCGGTTCTCATGGTTCTGATGATTCGAAAGCGTTTCCAGTGGCCGCTCAACCGGTTGCTGCGGGGGCTTGAGAAGACCGCCGAAGGGGAGATGTTCGTAATGGCGGAGAACTTCGATGACAACGAGCTTGACAAGCTTGCCACGTCATTCAACGTCATGAGCCGACGGCTCTGGAAGAACCGCCAGGAGCTCACCGACTACAACCGGCGCCTCAAAAAGCTCAACATGTCGTTGCTCGAGTCCCAGCTGTTTTTCAGCACGCTGGTCGAGAGTTCGCCGCTCTGTATTGTGGTGACCTCGCCTGCAGGCCAAATCCTGCTGTTTAACCGGCAGGCGTGCGCAGATTTCAGCTATCGCGCGTCCGATGCCGTCGGCAAAAACATCAACGAGTTGTTTGCCGGTTCGTCGGCCGGCGGCCGCGTGAGACTGGAGGTCTCCGACGACGGCATGGCTTTCGAGACGCGCTGCCGACGCAGGGGAGGCGACTTCTTTCCGGCGTACGTCATCAGCCGGACGGCACGGGGCAGGGACGGTTCGGTCGCCGCAAACATCTACATCATCAAGGACATCACGGAGAGCAAAGGCTTCCAGGACATGATGGTTCGACTCGACCGCTACTACACGCGGGGCGAGATGGCCGGTGACATTGCCCACGAAATCAATAACTACCTGTCGATTTTACTCGGGAATATCGAACTGCTGCCAATGGTCCTGCGTTCCGGCGATGAATCCAACATACAGAAGAAGTTGAACATCATGAGAGACACCGCGGACCGGATTGCCCGATTCACCGACGGGCTTATGGAGGGACCGCAGGACGAGGCGAATATCGAGCCTTGTGATCTCAATCAGCTCGTGGCGAATATCCTTGCCTTCTTGAAGCCGCAGAACAAATTCGATGACATTACGCTGTGCTCGGAATTGTCTTCCGACCTGTCGTTGGTGGAACTTGATTCCGGCCAGTTGCAGCAATTGCTAGTCAACTTCGTGTACAACGCTGCGGACGCCATGCAGTCCGTCACCGGACAGAGGATGATCACCATTCGCACTGAAGCAGTCGAGAGAAATCTCACGCCCCACGCGCGGATCGAGGTGATCGACACGGGCCCCGGGGTCGCACCCGATAAACTGCCGCTTCTGTTCCAACGCCGGTTCACGACAAAGGCCAAAGGACACGGCATCGGTTTGATCACCTGTCGGAAAATTGCCGAAATGCACGGTGGCGACATTGGCTACGAGTATCGTGACGGGGGCGTATTCTCGGTGGTAATTCCTGTCAGGCGGGCACGGACTGGGGCGGGCCATGCTGCGGCGTCGTACCGGGCAGACACTCCCTCCGTTTCGGCCGGTGTGCGCGACGCCTGA
- a CDS encoding FAD-binding oxidoreductase codes for MLSSLRSQLSDPDSLISDPTGYESYFHDATTHRAVPAGILIANQVEDICAAVRFCRRRGIAVTMRGAGTGLSGGCVAAAGGLVISTERMTSVRIDAPARRAICEPGVITKQLQDDAARYGLFYPPDPASLAECTLGGNVAEGAGGLRCKRFGVTKDYVIGLEAVTAESELLKTGVFNDNRGLSIGDVLIASEGTLAILTRIAVRLIPIPPRGITILAAFPHMRNAAQTVTDITTAGIVPTVMEFIDGAAAEASNRYEKTAGLDQAGAILLLETSGEDAVAQLDAIGTMCRQNKAALIRTEPDPARAESLWAVRRNVSKAIKAMAAYAVSEDVVVPNSRFPDLVEFVAERNSASPLIINSFGHAGDGNLHVYYASSDGSENDRRLIEQEITLLMRKTLEFGGTITGEHGVGLAKRDFIRLEFDAPTLGVMRAIKEVLDPSGLLNPDKLFPPAIV; via the coding sequence ATGCTATCGTCCCTTCGGTCCCAACTCTCTGATCCGGATTCCCTGATTTCCGATCCGACCGGGTATGAGAGCTACTTCCACGATGCCACGACGCACCGGGCCGTACCGGCCGGAATCCTGATAGCTAATCAAGTCGAGGACATTTGTGCGGCCGTCAGATTCTGCCGCCGGCGGGGGATTGCTGTTACGATGCGTGGCGCCGGTACGGGACTTTCCGGCGGATGCGTGGCAGCTGCCGGGGGCCTGGTGATTTCCACCGAGCGCATGACCTCGGTCCGGATAGACGCGCCCGCCCGGAGGGCTATCTGCGAACCGGGTGTTATCACGAAACAACTGCAGGACGATGCGGCGCGATATGGGCTATTCTATCCACCGGACCCGGCAAGTCTCGCTGAGTGTACGCTGGGAGGGAATGTCGCCGAAGGGGCCGGAGGGCTCCGGTGTAAACGATTTGGTGTCACTAAGGACTATGTAATCGGGCTCGAAGCCGTTACCGCCGAGAGCGAGTTGCTAAAAACCGGCGTATTCAACGACAACCGCGGGCTCAGCATAGGTGACGTCCTGATTGCTTCAGAGGGCACGCTGGCAATCTTAACGCGTATCGCCGTTCGACTGATCCCAATTCCACCGCGCGGGATTACGATCCTCGCTGCGTTTCCCCATATGCGCAATGCCGCACAAACGGTTACCGATATTACGACGGCTGGTATCGTACCCACGGTGATGGAGTTTATCGATGGCGCGGCTGCGGAAGCGTCCAATCGATACGAAAAGACCGCCGGCCTCGACCAGGCGGGCGCCATCCTGCTGCTGGAAACTTCCGGCGAGGATGCTGTCGCACAACTCGATGCTATCGGCACCATGTGCCGACAGAATAAAGCAGCGTTGATTCGAACTGAACCGGACCCTGCGCGTGCTGAGTCGTTGTGGGCGGTTCGTCGAAATGTGTCCAAAGCTATAAAGGCGATGGCTGCTTACGCCGTGTCTGAGGACGTTGTAGTTCCAAACTCCCGGTTCCCCGATCTCGTCGAATTTGTGGCCGAGCGAAATTCCGCATCACCCCTGATCATAAACTCGTTCGGGCACGCCGGAGACGGCAATCTGCATGTGTACTACGCATCTAGCGACGGATCGGAAAATGACCGAAGGCTCATTGAGCAGGAAATAACTCTGCTGATGCGAAAAACCCTGGAGTTTGGCGGCACGATCACGGGCGAACACGGCGTTGGCCTGGCAAAACGAGACTTTATTCGTCTTGAATTTGACGCCCCGACATTAGGGGTAATGCGGGCCATAAAAGAAGTACTGGACCCGTCCGGTCTGTTAAATCCCGACAAGCTCTTTCCTCCTGCAATCGTGTAA
- a CDS encoding ATP-binding protein, which produces MTKSELTTGPSIPVRIIISTVVVIAVAVAALAYVSIRDSRGDSYQLLVDQGKAFTAALARACDNAIVAGTFFDRLVEERYAALVTALSDEPLEELDDRRLLRFVRRYDVDAAFVYANDSTLLAAASEAGGRPLPPAWVTQEVEQLMAQPEVPFVLLIDQEQAGDDAVHYYISLTNRLDRTIVIVETAQYHSRAMERTGIGYLVQGMAREQGVEYIIYHTHEGIIFSSRSTGSLLAIESDPFLIAALETDTVSSRVYEFQGKNVLELVRPFATEQYPIGLFRVGLSLDKYYSISRGFDQRMVLLAVGSFAFLVLSLLYLNSRRRRRELSAAYSEMKSLTDKLLDEMRTGVAAVTREGDITLANAAFEDIFDTREAVTRQWDGVVADQKLALAAFLSSGLSVDETEISRVRRGEQQDLLIIRSLLEGAGNAAMVAVVYDVTRLRDAERQSMRRARLSELGNLAAGVAHEIRNPLNTISIAAQRLAAEFTPTESVETYRDFTRTIRNETTRLNDIITRFLALAREHQPARTPVDLATAVQETVRLLTPEAQNLGIAINVSVDPTIAVPSEVDRLKQVFLNLYNNAKEALAGRPGQISISASRSGSRVRIVFADSGPGIPKERREQVFAPYFTTKDGGTGLGLSTVHAIVAELGGEVKIESSELGGAAIILDLPLV; this is translated from the coding sequence ATGACGAAATCCGAACTCACGACCGGGCCGTCTATCCCGGTACGTATCATCATATCCACCGTGGTCGTGATTGCTGTTGCCGTTGCCGCGCTTGCCTACGTCAGTATTCGAGACAGCCGCGGCGACAGTTATCAACTCCTCGTCGACCAGGGGAAGGCATTTACGGCGGCGCTGGCGCGCGCCTGCGACAACGCCATCGTCGCCGGGACGTTTTTCGACAGGCTGGTCGAGGAGCGGTATGCAGCACTCGTCACGGCATTGTCGGATGAGCCGCTGGAGGAACTTGACGATCGACGGTTACTCCGATTCGTACGACGATATGACGTTGATGCCGCCTTCGTGTACGCAAACGACTCCACACTCCTGGCGGCGGCGAGCGAAGCAGGCGGCCGGCCATTACCTCCCGCCTGGGTGACGCAGGAAGTAGAGCAATTGATGGCGCAGCCCGAGGTCCCCTTCGTATTGCTCATCGACCAGGAACAAGCCGGCGACGACGCCGTCCATTACTACATATCCCTGACGAACCGACTCGACCGAACAATCGTGATCGTCGAAACCGCCCAGTACCATTCGCGCGCGATGGAACGCACCGGAATCGGCTACCTTGTCCAGGGGATGGCCCGCGAGCAGGGCGTCGAATATATCATTTACCACACCCACGAAGGAATCATCTTTTCGTCGCGAAGCACGGGCTCGCTGCTGGCGATAGAGTCCGATCCGTTTCTGATTGCAGCACTCGAAACCGACACGGTCTCGAGCCGAGTATACGAATTCCAGGGCAAAAATGTGCTGGAGCTGGTCAGGCCTTTTGCGACGGAGCAGTATCCGATCGGGTTGTTTCGTGTGGGGCTATCGCTTGACAAATACTATTCCATTTCGCGGGGCTTCGACCAGCGGATGGTTCTGCTCGCCGTGGGTTCGTTTGCTTTTCTCGTCCTATCGCTTCTGTACCTGAACAGCCGGCGCCGGCGGCGCGAATTGAGTGCCGCCTATTCGGAAATGAAATCGCTCACGGACAAGCTGCTCGATGAGATGCGCACGGGGGTGGCGGCGGTGACTCGTGAGGGCGACATTACGCTCGCCAACGCCGCGTTTGAGGACATTTTTGACACTCGGGAAGCTGTGACTCGGCAATGGGATGGGGTTGTCGCCGATCAGAAGCTGGCGTTGGCTGCTTTTTTGTCAAGCGGCCTGAGTGTCGATGAGACAGAGATTTCTCGCGTGCGACGCGGCGAGCAGCAGGATCTGCTGATTATACGGTCGCTGCTTGAAGGCGCGGGGAATGCCGCGATGGTGGCGGTGGTGTACGATGTGACGCGCCTGCGAGACGCCGAACGGCAGTCGATGCGACGGGCGCGGCTATCCGAATTGGGAAATCTGGCCGCCGGCGTGGCTCACGAAATCCGAAATCCCCTCAATACGATTTCTATCGCGGCCCAGCGACTGGCTGCCGAGTTCACGCCTACCGAGAGCGTGGAGACCTACCGCGACTTCACCCGTACGATTCGCAACGAGACTACCCGCCTCAACGACATCATCACCCGATTCCTGGCGCTGGCGCGCGAGCATCAACCTGCCCGGACCCCGGTCGATCTTGCGACGGCAGTCCAGGAGACGGTGCGACTCCTCACGCCGGAGGCGCAGAATCTCGGAATCGCAATCAACGTCAGCGTGGATCCTACGATCGCTGTTCCGTCCGAGGTCGATCGTCTCAAGCAGGTATTTCTGAATCTCTACAACAATGCCAAAGAGGCACTGGCCGGTCGACCGGGCCAAATCAGCATTTCAGCCAGTCGAAGCGGCAGCCGAGTACGCATTGTGTTTGCGGATTCCGGCCCCGGCATTCCCAAAGAACGGCGTGAGCAGGTGTTCGCTCCTTACTTCACGACCAAAGACGGCGGAACGGGGCTGGGACTGTCGACAGTACACGCGATCGTAGCGGAGCTGGGTGGCGAAGTAAAGATTGAATCCTCAGAACTGGGCGGCGCTGCGATCATCCTGGATCTTCCGCTGGTGTGA
- a CDS encoding citrate (Si)-synthase, whose amino-acid sequence MAKTLKEKLAAQIPQLREERAKLVKDAGDKVISQVTVSQAIGGMRGVKSMVCDTSVVEPDQGLIIRGTPIMKLKDRLPEEIFWLLLLGELPTADELKGFQKELKDYGEVPGYVWKVLKAMPKTSHPMAMLDAAILTMENESQYRKRYAEGINKMDYWEPVLEDSMRLLGTIHTIAAGVYRIRYKKGDLIEPSKKLDWAADYAKMLGLPPRKGETAIMMRLYLTLHCDHEGGNVSAFSCHTVASALSDPFYAVSAGLNGLAGPLHGLANQECLKWVLETMEKFGGAPTEKQLEEYAWETLKSGKVVPGYGHAVLRVTDPRFTAFLEFGKKYLKKDPVFQTVAMVFDVVPKVLQQVQKIKDPWPNVDAGSGAILYNYGLKEFEYYTVLFSVSRAMGMLSQQILNRALGTPITRPKSVSTEWLIKQTKQA is encoded by the coding sequence ATGGCCAAAACACTGAAGGAAAAACTGGCCGCCCAGATTCCCCAGCTCAGAGAAGAGCGCGCTAAACTCGTCAAGGATGCCGGTGACAAAGTGATTTCGCAGGTCACCGTTTCGCAGGCAATTGGCGGAATGCGCGGTGTCAAAAGCATGGTGTGTGATACGTCGGTCGTTGAGCCCGATCAGGGCCTGATCATCCGCGGCACACCGATCATGAAACTCAAAGATCGCCTTCCTGAAGAAATCTTCTGGCTGCTCCTGCTCGGCGAACTTCCGACAGCCGACGAGTTGAAGGGCTTTCAGAAGGAATTGAAAGACTACGGTGAAGTCCCGGGCTACGTCTGGAAAGTATTGAAGGCGATGCCGAAGACCTCGCACCCCATGGCGATGCTGGATGCCGCGATTCTCACGATGGAGAATGAGTCGCAGTACCGCAAGCGCTACGCCGAGGGCATCAACAAGATGGATTATTGGGAGCCGGTGCTGGAAGACTCCATGCGCCTGCTGGGTACGATTCACACAATCGCGGCCGGCGTCTATCGAATTCGCTACAAGAAGGGTGACCTGATCGAGCCGTCGAAAAAGCTCGACTGGGCCGCGGACTACGCCAAGATGCTCGGGCTGCCGCCTCGCAAGGGCGAAACAGCGATCATGATGCGCCTCTACCTTACTCTGCACTGCGACCACGAGGGCGGCAACGTCTCCGCGTTCTCATGCCACACTGTTGCTTCGGCACTTTCCGATCCGTTCTATGCCGTCTCTGCCGGACTGAACGGCCTCGCGGGACCTCTGCACGGGCTGGCCAACCAGGAATGCCTCAAGTGGGTCCTGGAGACGATGGAGAAGTTCGGCGGCGCTCCGACCGAGAAACAGCTCGAAGAGTATGCGTGGGAAACGCTCAAGAGCGGCAAGGTCGTGCCGGGTTATGGACACGCGGTGCTGCGCGTGACCGATCCGCGGTTCACTGCCTTCCTCGAGTTCGGCAAGAAGTATCTCAAGAAGGATCCGGTCTTCCAGACGGTGGCCATGGTGTTCGACGTGGTACCGAAGGTCCTCCAACAGGTCCAAAAGATCAAGGATCCGTGGCCGAATGTCGACGCCGGCTCCGGCGCTATCCTGTACAACTACGGTTTGAAGGAATTCGAGTACTACACGGTGCTCTTCTCGGTGTCGCGTGCTATGGGTATGCTGTCGCAGCAGATCCTCAACCGCGCACTGGGTACGCCGATTACTCGGCCGAAGTCCGTCAGCACGGAGTGGCTCATCAAGCAGACCAAACAGGCTTGA
- the pckA gene encoding phosphoenolpyruvate carboxykinase (ATP), whose translation MSHYILDIKTPAQDEAKSTKSEFSLSNYGFRNLHRVYWNLPTEALYEEAIFRREGRMTKGGPLSVNTGDWTARAANDKAIVKESTTENRVWWGEYNRPFSIDKFNAVYQRMQGYLQGRDLFVTDCYAGQDANYRLPVRVITEFAWHALFVRNMFIEPQTNDEMRTFVPDFTVISLPQFRGLPEIDGTLTPTFILLNFDQKVCLIGGSGYGGEIKKAVFTVLNYLLPLDGVLSMHCSANVGKQGDTAIFFGLSGTGKTTLSADPNRGLIGDDEHGWSDEGVFNFEGGCYAKVINLSPTAEPQIYACTRRFGTVLENVVFDPVTRLLDLDDDEMTENTRAAYPLDFIDNAIPEGVAGHPKNIILLTCDASGVMPPIARLTPHQAMYHFISGYTSKVSGTEIDLGKEPEITFSACFGAPFMVHHPAFYAEMLKNKIEKHNVNCWLVNTGWTGGPYGIGKRMSIHHTRTLLNAALDGKLLDVEYWTDPVFGFHVPGRCEGVPDKVLRPIETWEDPQAFQDKYLQLAALFIENFKKFAAGTPPEVAAAGPVKRQFLQAGKK comes from the coding sequence GTGAGCCATTACATCCTCGATATCAAAACCCCCGCTCAGGACGAGGCCAAATCGACCAAGAGCGAATTCAGCCTGAGCAACTACGGGTTCCGCAACCTCCACCGCGTGTACTGGAATCTTCCGACCGAGGCGCTCTACGAGGAAGCGATCTTCCGCCGCGAGGGCCGGATGACGAAAGGCGGCCCGCTGTCCGTCAACACGGGAGACTGGACCGCCCGTGCCGCCAACGACAAGGCGATCGTCAAGGAATCAACGACCGAAAACCGCGTCTGGTGGGGCGAATACAACCGGCCGTTCAGTATCGACAAGTTCAACGCCGTCTACCAGCGCATGCAGGGATACCTGCAGGGCCGCGACCTGTTTGTCACGGACTGCTACGCCGGGCAGGATGCCAACTACCGCCTGCCGGTCAGGGTCATCACCGAATTCGCATGGCACGCGTTGTTCGTCCGCAACATGTTTATCGAGCCACAGACAAACGATGAAATGCGCACCTTTGTGCCGGATTTCACCGTTATCTCGCTGCCGCAGTTCCGGGGGTTGCCGGAGATCGACGGCACGTTGACACCGACGTTTATACTGCTCAATTTCGACCAGAAAGTGTGCCTGATCGGCGGTTCCGGGTACGGCGGCGAAATCAAAAAGGCCGTGTTTACGGTTCTCAACTACCTCCTCCCGCTGGACGGGGTGCTTAGCATGCATTGCTCGGCCAACGTCGGCAAGCAGGGGGATACGGCTATCTTCTTCGGATTGTCCGGCACGGGCAAGACGACGCTGTCGGCCGACCCCAACCGGGGGCTGATCGGCGACGACGAGCACGGCTGGTCCGACGAGGGAGTTTTCAACTTTGAAGGCGGCTGTTACGCCAAGGTGATCAACCTCTCCCCCACCGCCGAACCGCAAATCTACGCCTGCACCCGGCGGTTCGGCACCGTGTTGGAAAATGTGGTGTTTGACCCGGTCACACGGCTGCTGGATCTCGATGACGACGAAATGACCGAAAATACGCGCGCGGCCTATCCGCTCGATTTCATAGACAACGCCATTCCGGAAGGTGTCGCGGGTCACCCGAAAAACATCATCCTGTTGACCTGTGACGCGTCCGGCGTCATGCCCCCGATTGCCCGACTGACTCCTCATCAGGCGATGTACCACTTTATTTCCGGGTATACATCCAAGGTGAGCGGCACCGAAATCGATCTCGGTAAGGAGCCGGAGATTACTTTCTCGGCCTGTTTTGGCGCCCCGTTTATGGTCCATCACCCTGCTTTTTATGCGGAGATGCTCAAAAACAAAATCGAGAAGCACAACGTCAACTGCTGGCTGGTCAATACCGGCTGGACCGGCGGGCCGTATGGAATCGGCAAGCGCATGTCGATCCACCACACTCGCACGTTGCTGAATGCCGCTCTCGACGGGAAACTGCTCGATGTCGAGTACTGGACCGATCCGGTGTTCGGATTTCACGTCCCCGGCCGGTGCGAAGGGGTTCCGGACAAGGTGCTTCGTCCAATAGAAACCTGGGAAGACCCGCAGGCGTTTCAGGACAAATACCTGCAGTTGGCGGCGCTCTTCATCGAGAATTTCAAGAAGTTCGCCGCTGGTACGCCGCCCGAGGTGGCTGCCGCCGGACCGGTGAAGCGTCAGTTCCTGCAGGCCGGCAAAAAGTAA